From one Oceanibaculum indicum P24 genomic stretch:
- a CDS encoding head-tail connector protein — protein sequence MHLIPVAPPAELPLTIAALKEHLRVDGAYDDAVIESYLSTAMAYIDGRDGVLGRALVAQDWAVQLDGGFPSGGGMIRLPLPPLRDVTEIAYIDPAGVEQVLDAAAYQVLTNREPGEVRPAYGLTWPATRCQPAAVTITYTAGFGDAAAVPEDYKHLLRFLVAHWYAQREPVTVAGSVNSMPLSVQALVGKLRIWGFR from the coding sequence ATGCATCTTATCCCGGTTGCGCCACCAGCCGAGCTACCGCTGACCATCGCCGCCCTGAAGGAACACCTGCGCGTCGATGGTGCCTATGATGACGCGGTGATCGAATCCTACCTGTCCACCGCAATGGCCTATATCGACGGTCGCGATGGTGTGCTGGGCCGGGCGCTGGTGGCACAGGACTGGGCGGTACAGCTGGATGGCGGCTTTCCTTCCGGCGGCGGTATGATCCGTCTGCCGCTGCCGCCGCTGCGTGACGTGACGGAGATTGCCTATATCGACCCGGCGGGCGTTGAACAGGTGCTGGATGCGGCGGCCTATCAGGTGCTGACCAACCGGGAACCGGGCGAGGTGCGCCCGGCCTATGGCCTGACCTGGCCGGCGACGCGCTGCCAGCCGGCCGCCGTCACCATTACCTACACCGCCGGCTTCGGCGACGCGGCAGCGGTGCCAGAGGATTACAAGCATCTGCTGCGGTTCCTGGTCGCGCACTGGTATGCGCAGCGCGAGCCGGTGACTGTCGCCGGCAGTGTCAATTCCATGCCGCTGTCGGTGCAGGCTCTGGTTGGCAAGCTGCGCATCTGGGGATTCCGCTGA
- a CDS encoding phage major capsid protein — MGMMDIHSRKGRGTILGGVRADATGAEAKKLMADIKTAFEEFKAANDKELADLKKGLTDAVQSEKVDRINASISDLQAQLADLATKQAAAQIGGGDGNADEVKALASFRRDTGQDVSAEDFRAYGPSLNTYLRRGQSTPSAVLAQMSVGSDPAGGYTVMPTMSDRIMTRIYETSPMRQLAFVTTIGTDRLEGFNDLEEAEAGWVGETETRQDTATPGLGMWAIPVHEVFAQPKATQKLLDDSAWDIEGWLADKASDKMARTETTSFFAGTGDKRPRGLLTYATAATADATRPWGTFEHINTGQSGAWPAANPGDALIDLVFSLKAAWRNNANFCMSRNTVAAVRKLKDEEDRYLWQPNFEARQGGLLLGYPIVEAEDMPAISANALSIAFGDFRETYTIVDRVGIRVLRDPLTQKGFVKFYTTKRVGGGATSFEAMKFLRFGS; from the coding sequence ATGGGCATGATGGATATTCACAGCCGCAAGGGTCGCGGCACGATCCTTGGTGGTGTCCGCGCGGATGCGACGGGCGCCGAGGCGAAGAAGCTGATGGCGGACATCAAGACCGCTTTCGAGGAATTCAAGGCGGCAAATGACAAGGAACTTGCCGACCTGAAGAAGGGGCTTACCGATGCGGTGCAGTCGGAAAAGGTGGACCGCATCAACGCAAGCATCAGCGACCTGCAGGCGCAGCTGGCCGATCTCGCGACCAAGCAGGCGGCGGCACAGATCGGCGGCGGCGATGGTAATGCCGACGAGGTCAAGGCGCTGGCCAGCTTCCGCCGCGATACCGGCCAGGATGTCAGTGCCGAGGATTTCCGGGCCTATGGTCCGTCGCTGAACACTTATCTGCGGCGCGGCCAGTCCACCCCCTCCGCCGTCCTGGCGCAGATGAGCGTCGGGTCCGATCCGGCTGGCGGCTATACCGTGATGCCGACCATGAGCGACCGCATCATGACGCGCATCTACGAGACCAGCCCGATGCGGCAGCTCGCCTTCGTCACCACCATCGGCACCGACCGGCTGGAAGGCTTCAACGATCTGGAGGAAGCCGAGGCCGGCTGGGTTGGCGAGACCGAGACCCGGCAGGACACGGCGACGCCGGGTCTTGGCATGTGGGCGATCCCGGTGCATGAGGTGTTTGCCCAGCCGAAAGCGACGCAGAAGCTGCTGGACGATTCGGCCTGGGATATCGAGGGCTGGCTGGCGGACAAGGCGTCGGACAAGATGGCGCGGACGGAGACCACGTCCTTCTTTGCCGGCACCGGCGACAAGCGCCCGCGCGGTCTGCTGACCTATGCCACGGCGGCGACGGCGGATGCCACGCGCCCCTGGGGTACCTTCGAGCATATCAACACCGGCCAGTCCGGTGCCTGGCCGGCGGCCAATCCCGGCGACGCGCTGATCGACCTGGTGTTCAGCCTGAAGGCGGCATGGCGCAACAACGCCAATTTCTGCATGTCGCGGAATACGGTGGCTGCGGTGCGCAAGCTGAAGGACGAAGAGGACCGTTACCTCTGGCAGCCGAACTTCGAGGCCCGCCAGGGCGGCCTGCTGCTGGGCTATCCCATCGTGGAAGCCGAGGACATGCCGGCGATCTCCGCGAATGCGCTGTCCATCGCCTTCGGTGATTTCCGCGAGACCTACACCATCGTGGACCGGGTTGGCATCCGGGTGCTGCGCGATCCGCTGACCCAGAAGGGGTTCGTGAAGTTCTACACGACCAAGCGGGTCGGCGGCGGCGCCACCAGCTTCGAGGCGATGAAGTTCCTGCGCTTCGGCAGCTGA
- a CDS encoding head maturation protease, ClpP-related has protein sequence MSLRQLPKIQALQIDGLTWEAPVSALAKWPAEIRAADTEGESIINIYGVIGADFWGDGITAASVAATLRQIGNKPVTVSINSPGGDMFEGIAIYNLLRQHPAEVTVKIVGYAASAASVIAMAGDNVLIARSGFLMIHNAWVCACGDRHYFTEIAAMLEPFDAAMADVYASRSGQDKDAIAAMMDAETWIGGVAAIEQGFADDYLPADQVTAEPEEAAAQSAARRLDLVLAKAGLPRSERRSLMKDFRGTPGAAASAMPGAGDLVADLRSVIATLKS, from the coding sequence ATGAGCTTGCGCCAGCTGCCGAAGATTCAGGCCCTGCAGATCGATGGTCTGACATGGGAAGCCCCGGTTTCCGCCCTTGCCAAATGGCCGGCGGAGATCCGCGCCGCCGACACGGAGGGCGAATCCATCATCAATATCTATGGCGTGATCGGCGCCGATTTCTGGGGCGATGGCATCACTGCCGCCTCGGTCGCCGCCACCCTCCGCCAGATCGGCAACAAGCCGGTGACGGTCTCGATCAATTCGCCCGGCGGTGACATGTTCGAGGGCATCGCCATCTACAATCTGCTGCGCCAGCATCCGGCGGAAGTCACGGTCAAGATCGTGGGCTATGCCGCCAGCGCCGCCAGCGTCATCGCAATGGCGGGCGACAATGTGCTGATCGCCAGGTCCGGCTTCCTGATGATTCACAATGCCTGGGTCTGTGCGTGCGGCGACCGGCACTACTTCACCGAGATCGCGGCCATGCTGGAACCGTTCGACGCGGCGATGGCCGATGTCTATGCCAGCCGCAGCGGCCAGGACAAGGATGCCATCGCGGCGATGATGGATGCGGAGACCTGGATTGGTGGCGTTGCCGCCATCGAACAGGGCTTCGCCGACGATTACCTGCCGGCTGATCAGGTGACGGCCGAACCGGAGGAAGCTGCGGCCCAGTCCGCAGCCCGGCGCCTCGATCTGGTGCTGGCGAAAGCCGGCCTGCCGCGTTCCGAGCGGCGCAGCCTGATGAAGGATTTTCGCGGCACGCCAGGCGCTGCCGCCTCCGCCATGCCTGGCGCTGGCGATCTCGTGGCCGACCTCCGGTCGGTCATCGCTACTCTCAAATCGTAG
- a CDS encoding phage portal protein, with the protein MALTSWLRAALGMAPKATAQRFDLTNMSPEDMRDFLRIGGSMATTSGVSVTESSTMRVAAAWRCTQIICGAVSWMPLDLVIRESEKVRRPAVGHPLRHVLTVRPNTWQTPKEFRQMMQAQMLLRGNGYARKVMAGSRLVGLIPLHPDRVRPEQMSDMSIRYHVTRPDGQSLTLTQADMLHLRGLSLDGWRGLSVMSCMREALGLSIQAEHVAARLFKDGTLAGGVFTHPSTLTEPAYNRLRDSLAEKHGGAENAHKYMILEEGMKAEALAMSAEDAQFLQTRDFQRYDIAMFFGVPPHLIGATEKSTSWGSGIEQQNIGFVTYTLADWLRTWEESIKRDLMSASEAETMDARFSTAGLLRGDVKNRWGAYVQALQWGVYSPDEVRALEDENPRADGAGGVYYDPPNTAGLPSGTAAGDRQHDHEEDRVQ; encoded by the coding sequence ATGGCATTGACGAGCTGGCTGCGCGCTGCCCTTGGGATGGCCCCAAAGGCAACGGCGCAGCGCTTCGACCTGACCAATATGTCACCGGAAGATATGCGGGATTTCCTGCGCATCGGTGGCAGCATGGCAACAACCTCGGGAGTTTCCGTCACCGAATCCTCTACTATGCGCGTCGCAGCCGCCTGGCGTTGCACCCAGATCATCTGCGGCGCGGTATCCTGGATGCCGCTTGACCTGGTGATCCGGGAATCGGAGAAGGTCCGGCGCCCTGCGGTCGGGCATCCGCTGCGCCATGTTCTGACCGTGCGCCCGAATACCTGGCAGACGCCGAAGGAATTCCGCCAGATGATGCAGGCGCAGATGCTGCTGCGCGGCAATGGGTACGCCCGCAAGGTTATGGCTGGCAGCCGGCTGGTCGGGTTGATTCCGCTGCACCCGGACAGGGTGAGGCCGGAACAGATGTCCGACATGAGTATTCGCTATCATGTCACCCGGCCGGACGGGCAGAGCCTTACCCTGACGCAGGCCGATATGCTGCATCTGCGCGGTCTGTCACTGGATGGCTGGCGCGGCCTGTCGGTGATGTCCTGCATGCGTGAGGCGCTGGGCCTGTCGATCCAGGCGGAACATGTGGCCGCCCGGTTGTTCAAGGATGGCACGCTGGCCGGCGGTGTGTTCACCCACCCCAGCACGCTGACCGAGCCGGCCTATAACCGGCTGCGCGACTCGCTGGCGGAGAAGCATGGCGGCGCGGAGAACGCGCACAAATACATGATCCTGGAAGAGGGGATGAAGGCGGAGGCGCTGGCCATGTCGGCGGAGGACGCGCAGTTCCTGCAGACCCGTGACTTCCAGCGGTACGACATCGCCATGTTCTTCGGTGTGCCGCCGCACCTGATCGGCGCGACCGAGAAGAGCACCAGCTGGGGCAGCGGTATCGAACAGCAGAATATCGGCTTCGTTACCTACACCCTGGCCGACTGGCTGCGCACCTGGGAAGAATCGATCAAGCGCGATCTGATGTCGGCTTCCGAGGCCGAGACCATGGATGCGCGCTTCTCGACGGCCGGCCTGCTGCGCGGCGACGTGAAGAACCGCTGGGGCGCCTATGTGCAGGCGCTGCAGTGGGGTGTGTACAGCCCCGATGAAGTGCGCGCACTTGAAGACGAGAACCCCCGCGCGGACGGGGCGGGCGGTGTGTATTACGACCCGCCAAACACGGCGGGCCTTCCGTCCGGCACGGCCGCTGGTGATCGCCAGCATGACCATGAAGAGGATCGCGTGCAATGA